The Acropora palmata chromosome 10, jaAcrPala1.3, whole genome shotgun sequence genome contains a region encoding:
- the LOC141894658 gene encoding uncharacterized protein LOC141894658 translates to MDPGRYGSARRVDAVDPASYDTWPTLASAHQQQRSYCSPCSRRRLTWTAVSVLELILMILTAVYCFFLPEKYLGQIVEKENRGKINELSEWVLRMYGSMICVQIALLVAGIGWGDTISRKIIYWGMLTGDILLVAVQASFVHSRSKWNAVNIAIVTTASAFGLFRIITLILNPKWWEWAPEPIF, encoded by the exons ATGGACCCTGGAAGATATGGCAGCGCAAGGAGAGTAGACGCTGTGGATCCTGCGTCATACGATACTTGGCCCACGCTGGCTTCGGCACACCAGCAACAACGTTCCTATTGCAGCCCTTGCAGTCGACGACGTTTAACATGGACCGCTGTCAGCGTGTTGGAGCTCATTCTGATGATACTGACTGCGGTGTACTGTTTCTTTTTGCCAGAAAAATATTTAGGACAGATagtggaaaaagaaaatagaggaaaaataaacgagCTAAGTGAATGGGTGCTTCGTATGTACGGCAGTATGATTTGTGTTCAG ATAGCACTTCTTGTTGCTGGTATTGGCTGGGGAGACACAATAAGTAGAAAAATCATTTATTGGGGTATGCTGACAGGGGACATTCTTCTCGTTGCTGTTCAAGCGTCGTTTGTGCACAGCAGGTCCAAGTGGAATGCAGTTAACATTGCAATAGTGACTACAGCATCCGCATTTGGACTTTTCAGGATAATCACATTAATCTTAAATCCAAAATGGTGGGAATGGGCTCCTGAACCAATATTTTGA